The proteins below are encoded in one region of Drosophila santomea strain STO CAGO 1482 chromosome 3R, Prin_Dsan_1.1, whole genome shotgun sequence:
- the LOC120451141 gene encoding protein suppressor of variegation 3-7 isoform X4, with amino-acid sequence MSKLTSDNEVKHEFGTKSYVAAMKQKRVSETEAFNNFNWLRWLRWHPWLERSHPTGTIGTCRVCNVRMNVEFVYLRKRHETTKGHMEALRNMDSDKPSRKRKRSKSNSETAGGDDEAEQEKEKESEPEVDPEAAQDTTVVMMNGEVDSGDDPSKWCELIPDTNPQQCRCTICDCTMAITSFLRHCKTRVHCHNLLAPAEKGSSDIRGIWAMFADLHPWLIADPEDPSIGYCSVCRKRFMYGNSEIKRKNHENSEKHTLAVAAAKAAIGVGLGDGNDGEMDEGDKEEEEVEASEAQSEARSESEGIEDNDDDNWSETQKTGKGFAIEPRKAKIRAGVRFYPWLCYSKDRKTQICKFCRVRFHNESAKARHEFSARHVKLVKQFKVRQAKLSQVTAASTRNKRQDDEESQEQDEEDGEEEDVEEDEQSYSDSGTVQARKPARSANKLFVKPIPATMKGKVMVWKGRFPWLSYKKTEQRGNYAWCKLCEVSLYLPTSKWASKHQRTSRHIRLRIDRKRNNGGNPVKTTNKNSGEISAVVATASALASGEARQKAAMAELQAKYNWLDPDANDENHCHCRVCDTRLPIKVFYLRQHDSSRKHAENLERHRANAAAAANAPSVSTTSTVDAERQEFGLDKESENDMSVRSDGSTAEPPAKRSRRSMEVRRIIRALRDSMGKRRDEPSHMDMARDMICSSFDIVSRLRTLEREAAAHNESTVQALQTVTVTPGKPPEPRHVLDLFFDSISPTMKSLPPDLAAEGKSKIMQLVCGLELRAMQRNATAPNTATVSVSSTLSTPASVTPVTTPPAPTSDPIATADVDMHSTCITILDDDNTVQNNNEVEVVQNKPASGTSSTQVTINGSPKDLPANIRRILSSNQMQVTNRFEADPVRCVPLDKLTTQSRVNGNGRLSQGGSSEAPSTPQADKSNGNTLAMLRQIRVNNNNSSKMITITKTPQTQQQHQPQGSMTSTPIMRGVPNSNGSQLTTFRSMVTHNRRP; translated from the exons CGGAAGCGAAAGAggagcaaaagcaacagcgaGACCGCTGGTGGCGACGATGAGGCCGAGCAAGAGAAGGAGAAGGAATCTGAACCAGAAGTTGATCCGGAGGCTGCTCAGGACACTACTGTGGTTATGATGAACGGCGAAGTGGACTCGGGCGACGACCCAAGCAAGTGGTGCGAGCTGATTCCGGACACCAATCCACAGCAATGTCGATGCACGATTTGCGACTGCACAATGGCGATTACCAGCTTCCTGCGGCACTGTAAAACCAGAGTTCATTGCCATAATCTATTGGCTCCCGCTGAGAAGGG CTCTTCTGATATTCGCGGCATTTGGGCCATGTTTGCCGACTTGCATCCTTGGTTGATTGCCGATCCCGAAGACCCCAGTATTGGGTACTGCAGCGTCTGTCGCAAGCGATTCATGTATGGAAACTCAGAGATCAAGCGCAAGAACCACGAGAACTCCGAGAAGCATACCTTGGCTGTGGCCGCCGCCAAGGCAGCCATTGGAGTTGGGTTGGGCGATGGTAATGACGGCGAAATGGACGAGGGCGACAAGGAGGAAGAGGAAGTGGAGGCAAGTGAAGCTCAGTCAGAAGCTCGATCGGAGAGTGAGGGCATCGAAGATAACGATGATGACAATTGGTCCGAGACACAAAAAACAGGAAAAGG TTTTGCTATCGAGCCAAGAAAGGCCAAAATTCGAGCTGGTGTACGTTTTTACCCGTGGCTATGCTACTCCAAGGACCGAAAGACTCAGATTTGCAAATTTTGCCGCGTGCGCTTCCACAACGAATCGGCAAAGGCGCGGCATGAATTCAGTGCCCGGCATGTAAAGCTAGTGAAGCAGTTTAAGGTGCGGCAAGCCAAACTATCTCAGGTCACAGCCGCGTCAACAAGAAATAAACGGCAGGATGATGAAGAATCGCAGGAACAGGACGAGGAAGATGGAGAAGAGGAGGACGTAGAAGAGGATGAGCAAAGCTACTCCGATTCGGGCACCGTGCAGGCAAGAAAGCCTGCTCGATCGGCTAATAAGCTATTCGTAAAGCCCATTCCGGCAACCATGAAGGGCAAGGTAATGGTCTGGAAGGGCCGCTTTCCGTGGCTCTCCTACAAAAAGACCGAGCAACGTGGAAACTATGCCTGGTGCAAGCTCTGCGAAGTGTCCCTCTACCTACCCACATCCAAGTGGGCCTCCAAGCACCAGAGGACTTCCCGGCACATACGCCTCCGCATTGATCGAAAGCGGAATAATGGTGGCAACCCGGTGAAAACAACGAACAAAAACTCAGGAGAAATTTCCGCTGTTGTGGCCACAGCATCGGCTTTGGCCAGCGGCGAGGCTAGACAGAAAGCGGCTATGGCAGAGCTGCAAGCTAAGTACAACTGGTTGGATCCCGATGCCAATGACGAGAaccactgccactgccgtGTGTGTGATACCCGGCTACCAATCAAGGTCTTTTACCTGCGTCAGCACGACTCTTCGCGCAAGCACGCCGAAAATCTGGAGCGACACAGGGCCAATGCAGCCGCTGCCGCCAATGCACCATCAGTTAGTACCACTTCCACTGTTGATGCGGAAAGGCAGGAGTTTGGATTGGACAAGGAGAGCGAAAACGATATGAGCGTTCG ATCCGATGGCAGCACAGCGGAACCGCCGGCAAAGCGTTCTCGACGCTCAATGGAGGTTCGTCGTATAATACGCGCCCTTCGCGACTCAATGGGCAAACGCCGGGATGAACCCTCCCATATGGACATGGCCAGGGACATGATATGCTCGTCGTTTGATATTGTTTCGCGCTTGCGGACTTTGGAGCGGGAGGCGGCCGCACACAACGAGTCTACGGTGCAGGCACTCCAAACGGTGACAGTGACACCGGGTAAGCCACCGGAGCCCCGACATGTACTGGATCTATTTTTTGATAGCATTTCGCCGACCATGAAGTCCCTGCCGCCTGACTTAGCCGCAGAGGGAAAGTCCAAAATCATGCAGCTCGTTTGTGGCTTGGAGCTTCGTGCTATGCAGAGAAATGCGACAGCGCCTAACACAGCAACAGTGTCTGTTTCCTCGACATTGTCTACACCAGCTTCGGTCACCCCAGTTACAACACCTCCGGCTCCTACTTCAGATCCCATTGCTACTGCTGATGTAGATATGCATTCCACGTGTATCACCATCCTGGATGATGACAATACTGTGCAGAACAATAACGAGGTTGAAGTCGTACAAAATAAGCCAGCTAGCGGCACTTCCTCTACCCAAGTGACCATCAACGGCAGCCCCAAAGACCTGCCAGCGAATATACGCCGTATCTTAAGTTCCAACCAAATGCAAGTGACCAACCGCTTCGAAGCGGACCCTGTGCGTTGTGTCCCGCTGGACAAACTAACAACTCAAAGTCGGGTCAACGGGAACGGAAGATTAAGCCAAGGTGGTTCTTCAGAAGCACCATCCACACCACAGGCGGACAAAAGTAATGGTAACACGTTGGCCATGCTCCGGCAGATACGTGTGAACAATAACAACAGTTCCAAGATGATCACCATTACCAAGACGCCGCAgacgcaacagcagcatcagccaCAGGGAAGCATGACATCGACTCCAATAATGCGGGGTGTTCCCAACAGCAATGGGAGTCAATTGACAACGTTTCGGTCAATGGTGACCCATAACCGCAGGCCATAG
- the LOC120451142 gene encoding TBC1 domain family member 5 homolog A, with product MTVWGIEAITLNGSAAKESLEHLPGKGAILEIPEAGAMNSVERYRQEWLVLLQTLDADPESLRQSAFAGDLKMSKFRSVHWALLLRVLTSEHRSWAGQRLQQRVRYDKFRADYVRNPHQLAVDCNDDPLSQSTQSVWNQYFSDQELFAVIRQDVVRTFPGVDFFRKPLVQNAMVNILFYYAREHPYMCYRQGMHEILAPIIFVVYSDHQSLLHFSELAKTDINPTLLDVLDPAYLEADTYSLFSRLMASVESYYRVSNLVSTPGGHIEQRVESPGDNETPTEAEVIGQLNFIRDKILAKQDQHLHHYLQKMEIPLHIFGIRWLRLLFGREFLLLDLLLLWDAIFADSDRFDLPNYILVAMLVHIRDKLLLSDYTTSLTYLMRYPNNVDVHLVLRHALFMLNPKQFEYPPNAFTCVSFANSSAGKEVPPPAGQRPRTNSETSSVATSGSQIDRQITFMQERNAADSSALAKLQDTHRVAMDGYLENSPELLRLELKNAQTVIKIARSKLQNYLSTVRHHVGKQANGSEELSRTLDGIEELCSFLDVKFMFPLHQRSAPIDQALEANEQKQLNTISIPPKPSTSSTPSNAPVALSATGGYQMPENAFMHSSMRRLLGELREIELSTITSDEKPGNAVLQNGLPAAEPQQRNQNELS from the exons ATGACTGTTTGGGGAATAGAAGCCATTACACTGAACGGATCGGCGGCAAAGGAAAGTTTGGAGCATCTTCCGGGAAAAGGTGCAATTCTGGAAATTCCAGAGGCGGGAGCCATGAATTCCGTGGAGCGCTACCGGCAGGAGtggctggtgctgctgcaaacCCTCGATGCGGACCCGGAAAGTCTTCGACAGTCGGCATTTGCCGGGGATCTCAAGATGTCAAAATTCCGCAGCGTTCACTGGGCCCTTCTTCTTCGCGTCCTGACCTCGGAGCATCGGAGCTGGGCTGGCCAGCGACTGCAGCAGCGAGTGAGGTACGACAAGTTTCGGGCAGACTACGTTCGCAATCCCCACCAACTGGCCGTGGACTGCAACGATGATCCGTTGTCGCAGTCCACGCAAAGCGTATGGAATCAGTACTTCAGCGACCAGGAGCTCTTCGCTGTCATCCGGCAGGATGTGGTGCGCACTTTTCCGGGAGTGGACTTTTTCCGTAAGCCTCTGGTGCAGAATGCAATGGTCAACATACTCTTCTACTACGCCAGGGAGCATCCGTACATGTGCTACCGGCAGGGCATGCACGAGATCCTGGCTCCCATCATATTCGTGGTCTACAGCGATCACCAGTCTCTCCTTCACTTCAGCGAACTGGCCAAGACGGATATCAATCCCACGCTGCTGGATGTGTTGGATCCCGCCTATCTGGAAGCTGATACCTA CTCTTTGTTCTCCCGCCTCATGGCCTCCGTGGAGTCGTACTATCGTGTCTCGAATCTGGTCTCCACACCCGGTGGCCACATCGAACAGCGAGTCGAG AGCCCCGGGGACAATGAGACGCCGACCGAGGCGGAGGTTATCGGCCAGCTGAACTTCATACGGGACAAAATACTCGCCAAGCAGGACCAGCACTTGCACCATTATCTACAAAAGATGGAAATCCCGCTGCACATATTCGGCAT TCGATGGCTAAGACTTCTCTTTGGACGGGAGTTTTTGCTGCTGGACCTGTTGCTGCTCTGGGATGCCATCTTCGCAGATAGCGACCGCTTCGACCTGCCCAATTACATCCTAGTGGCCATGTTGGTGCACATCCGTGACAAAC TGCTTCTTAGTGACTACACCACATCATTGACATATCTAATGCGCTATCCGAACAATGTGGACGTTCATTTGGTGCTGAGACATGCCCTATTCATGCTCAATCCCAAGCAGTTTGAGTATCCGCCAAACGCCTTCACATGTGTGTCCTTTGCCAACAGTTCTGCGGGCAAGGAAGTGCCTCCACCTGCTGGACAACGCCCGCGCACCAATTCAGAAACCTCTTCGGTGGCCACAAGTGGTAGCCAGATTGATCGGCAGATAACCTTTATGCAGGAGCGCAATGCAGCGGATTCTTCGGCTCTGGCCAAACTGCAAGATACCCATCGAGTTGCTATGGATGGATACTTGGAGAAT AGCCCAGAGCTACTCCGATTGGAGCTGAAGAACGCTCAAACTGTAATCAAGATAGCGCGAAGCAAGTTGCAGAATTACCTAAGCACTGTGCGCCATCATGTGGGAAAGCAGGCAAATGGGAGCGAAGAACTCAGTCGGACACTGGACGGAATTGAAGAGCTATGCAGCTTTTTGGACGTTAAATTCATGTTCCCGCTGCACCAGCGATCGGCGCCCATCGACCAGGCTCTGGAGGCCAATGAGCAAAAGCAGCTGAACACTATCAGCATACCGCCAAAGCCATCAACCTCCTCCACTCCCTCTAACGCACCCGTTGCTCTCTCTGCAACTGGCGGCTATCAGATGCCCGAGAACGCATTCATGCACAGTTCGATGCGACGGCTCCTCGGGGAACTGCGAGAAATCGAGCTATCCACGATAACGAGCGATGAGAAGCCTGGAAACGCGGTGCTTCAAAACGGATTGCCAGCTGCGGAGCCCCAGCAACGGAATCAAAACGAATTGAGTTGA
- the LOC120453041 gene encoding acyl-CoA Delta-9 desaturase produces the protein MSPNIIGSTFILAETAIADGNNNKMAATPAASAAPPAVAPAQKVAKKAEAKTPENKPYEMEIVWLNVGLFVILHSMALYGLYLVFAESAYWELLPVYATMFIGGLGITAGVHRLWSHKAYKAKLPLRIFLMLCQSLAFQNSIWEWTRDHRVHHKFTDTHADPHNSRRGFFFAHMGWLMCKKHPDVTSKGKQISMADIEQDPVVMFQKKMYFVVMPICCFVLPMIFPYYVMGSSLRVCFFTCSMLRFCLSLHFTWLVNSAAHFYGMKPYDVNVSAMNNKVVSTLTIGEGWHNYHHVFPWDYKAAELGTYSFNWTTAFIDVMAKIGQAYDLKFVSQEMVYKRVLRTGDGSHIAALLDANNNSAIPTSELVAHLDHEKEEHAIWGWDDNDISEEDRKGANVVNKESECKLD, from the exons ATGTCGCCCAACATAATAGGCAGTACCTTTATATTGGCCGAAACGGCCATTGCcgatggcaacaacaacaagatgGCCGCCACACCAGCCGCTTCCGCCGCCCCTCCAGCAGTCGCGCCCGCCCAGAAGGTGGCCAAGAAGGCGGAGGCCAAGACGCCCGAGAACAAGCCCTACGAAATGGAGATCGTGTGGCTCAACGTGGGACTCTTCGTCATCCTCCACTCAATGGCCCTGTACGGTCTGTACCTGGTGTTCGCCGAGAGTGCCTACTGGGAGCTCTTGCCAG TTTATGCCACCATGTTCATTGGCGGTCTGGGCATCACAGCCGGAGTGCATCGTCTGTGGTCCCACAAGGCCTACAAGGCCAAGCTGCCACTCCGCATATTCCTCATGCTGTGTCAGTCCCTGGCCTTCCAGAACAGCATCTGGGAGTGGACCCGTGACCACCGTGTGCACCACAAGTTCACCGACACACACGCCGATCCCCACAACTCCCGACGCGGCTTCTTCTTCGCCCACATGGGCTGGCTGATGTGCAAGAAGCACCCCGATGTGACCAGCAAGGGCAAGCAGATCTCCATGGCGGACATTGAGCAGGATCCCGTCGTTATGTTCCAGAAGAA AATGTACTTTGTGGTGATGCCCATCTGCTGCTTCGTCCTGCCCATGATCTTCCCCTACTACGTGATGGGCAGCTCGCTGCGCGTCTGCTTCTTCACCTGCTCCATGCTGCGCTTCTGCCTGTCGCTGCACTTCACCTGGCTGGTGAACAGCGCCGCCCACTTCTACGGCATGAAGCCCTACGATGTCAACGTGAGCGCCATGAACAACAAGGTGGTGTCCACCCTGACCATCGGCGAGGGATGGCACAACTACCACCACGTCTTCCCCTGGGACTACAAGGCAGCCGAACTGGGCACCTACAGCTTCAACTGGACGACGGCCTTTATCGATGTGATGGCTAAGATCG GACAAGCCTATGACCTGAAGTTCGTCTCCCAAGAGATGGTCTACAAGAGAGTCCTCCGCACTGGCGATGGCTCCCACATTGCCGCCCTGCTGGacgccaacaacaacagtgccATCCCGACCAGCGAGCTGGTGGCCCACCTGGATCACGAGAAGGAGGAGCACGCCATTTGGGGATGGGACGACAACGACATCAGCGAGGAGGATCGCAAGGGAGCCAATGTGGTGAACAAGGAGTCCGAGTGCAAGCTGGATTAG
- the LOC120453739 gene encoding uncharacterized protein LOC120453739 — protein sequence MRANSTRSLFWHILLGLCLCLLLNYHPALGQDAVRPSEDLNPGTGRSQSANNVSYFKASIPMRIYECLREFSMLHCTKLYVLQKMEERRQMPNSGNLTRDFVDQFFGDETQMGSLVGKKYHKMSEKELNQRLVVNFQRFFKHRDLKMHFLPGMLVKIVPSKDNKLKFSIKKAPKSRMGRSRRRETEEMDLNLINIPSIGGGGANSGSVETYEPEAEGDSKQQGALGGGGGVAGGEGGGGGILGKRKKKNSYKVTMMQVAVPMLIFPVVLLGSLLPFILPALKMATILSLVMNNGAFMAALLYAARTQFNTHEEQHISYS from the exons atgCGAGCTAACTCGACAAGATCCTTATTCTGGCACATCCTGCTCGGACTTTGCCTGTGTCTCCTTCTGAATTACCACCCAGCACTTGGCCAAGATGCAGTGCGTCCTAGCGAAGACTTGAACCCGGGCACAGGTCGCAGTCAGTCGGCGAATAATGTGTCATACTTTAAGGCGTCCATTCCAATGAGAATCTACGAGTGTCTGCGAGAGTTCAGCATGCTACACTGCACGAAATTGTACGTGCTTCAGAAAATGGAGGAGCGCCGCCAGATGCCAAACAGTGGCAATCTCACCCGCGACTTTGTGGATCAGTTCTTCGGGGACGAGACACAGATGGGTAGTCTGGTGGGCAAAAAGTACCACAAGATGTCCGAGAAGGAGCTCAACCAGCGATTAGTCGTTAACTTTCAGCGGTTTTTTAAGCATCGCGATCTCAAGATGCACTTCCTCCCCGGAATGCTGGTGAAAATTGTGCCCAGCAAGGACAACAAACTGAAGTTCTCGATCAAGAAGG CACCCAAATCGAGAATGGGGCGATCGCGAAGACGTGAGACCGAAGAAATGGACCTCAACCTGATTAATATTCCGTCCATAGGTGGGGGTGGTGCGAATAGTGGAAGTGTGGAGACCTACGAACCGGAAGCGGAAGGAGATTCCAAGCAGCAGGGGGCGTTgggaggcggaggaggcgtGGCCGGTGGCGAGGGAGGCGGCGGAGGCATTCTGGGCAAGCGCAAGAAGAAGAACTCGTACAAGGTCACCATGATGCAGGTGGCGGTGCCCATGCTGATCTTCCCAGTCGTTCTGCTTGGCAGCCTTCTGCCCTTCatcctgccagcccttaagATGGCCACCATCCTGTCGCTGGTGATGAACAATGGCGCCTTTATGGCGGCTTTACTGTATGCCGCCCGTACCCAGTTCAACACCCACGAGGAGCAGCACATCAGCTACAGTTAG
- the LOC120452884 gene encoding protein apnoia, which translates to MAANQKIVFALVCLFVACDLVLGQQQAANSSDAESDVAESRTFGHHFLRRISFALVPGAFVVGVITTLLAALTVVSIKGLGVGVILLVLAIGQMLSRALPVQAAAAYAAAPVPVQAPVPVVYSHSHTQQPVWLEKEW; encoded by the exons ATGGCCGCCAACCAGAAGATTGTGTTCGCCCTCGTCTGCCTCTTTGTGGCATGTGATTTGGTGCTGGGTCAGCAGCAGGCGGCCAACAGCTCGGATGCGGAATCGGATGTGGCGG AAAGCCGTACTTTTGGCCATCATTTCCTGCGGCGCATCAGCTTCGCCTTGGTGCCCGGCGCCTTCGTCGTGGGCGTGATCACTACCCTGCTGGCGGCCTTGACTGTCGTCTCCATCAAGGGACTGGGCGTGGGCGTTATCCTGCTTGTGTTGGCCATTGGACAAATGCTGTCTCGTGCTCTTCCCGTCCAGGCAGCCGCCGCCTATGCCGCTGCACCCGTTCCAGTCCAGGCTCCCGTGCCAGTGGTCTACTCCCACTCGCACACCCAGCAGCCCGTCTGGTTGGAGAAGGAGTGGTAG
- the LOC120454210 gene encoding uncharacterized protein LOC120454210: MSDLVRFLLLSVLCSSLALGQDSSGDVNQETSTVSQEAARGLASSYEPEDKQALRKNSHIFMGIYKNYKSTYLGNKTTSEYKKRLRDRVSAPQVAENGAPEMVEPDQEDPRDSLAQEIRQDGQAEALMETQTESPNYDDSESLAAKKRRKRKRKDRNKRKEEVESETDHPDFSTEDESIQRYYVGPGLNVSLDMSNDIVHVKLDGENLKEIIGARWLTLDNSEEGRGKKYDMITKVLPLFILPFLIQSAIVPFLVTKLKLLLVKSILVGKLAIFLLIISAIKNGNKMVQSYEVPSYWAGEPSRRSELAAAASSAAAAYNGYRVEGKPTTWIS; encoded by the exons ATGAGCGACTTGGTGAGGTTCCTTTTACTGAGTGTGCTCTGTAGTTCGCTGGCCCTGGGCCAGGACAGCAGTGGCGATGTCAACCAGGAGACATCCACCGTCAGCCAGGAGGCGGCACGAGGATTGGCCAGCAGCTATGAGCCGGAGGACAAGCAGGCGCTGCGCAAGAACTCGCACATCTTCATGGGCATCTACAAGAACTACAAGAGCACCTATTTGGGCAACAAAACTACCAGTGAGTACAAGAAACGCCTGCGAGATCGCGTAAGTGCTCCCCAAGTGGCGGAAAATGGTGCACCTGAAATGGTTGAGCCCGATCAAGAGGACCCAAGGGATTCACTGGCCCAGGAAATTCGTCAGGATGGCCAAGCCGAGGCTCTCATGGAGACCCAAACCGAGTCTCCCAATTACGATGATAGTGAATCACTAGCTGCCAAAAAACGACGCAAACGCAAGCGCAAGGATCGCAACAAGCGAAAGGAGGAGGTGGAATCTGAAACGGATCATCCGGATTTTTCAACGGAGGACGAGAGCATACAGCGGTACTATGTGGGTCCTGGACTGAACGTCAGTCTGGACATGAGCAACGACATTGTGCATGTGAAACTGGATGGCGAGAATCTCAAGGAGATCATCGGAGCTCGCTGGTTAACCTTAGATAATAGTGAAGAAG GTCGCGGCAAGAAGTACGACATGATCACCAAAGTCTTACCACTCTTCATTCTACCCTTTCTCATCCAATCGGCCATTGTTCCGTTTCTGGTCACCAAGCTGAAGCTGCTCCTGGTCAAATCGATTCTGGTGGGCAAGCTGGCCATCTTCCTGCTGATCATCTCGGCCATCAAGAATGGCAACAAGATGGTCCAGAGCTACGAGGTGCCCTCCTACTGGGCCGGTGAACCAAGTCGGAGGTCGGAGTTGGCCGCCGCTGCCTCCTCGGCGGCTGCCGCATACAATGGCTACCGGGTGGAGGGCAAGCCAACTACCTGGATCAGTTAG
- the LOC120453394 gene encoding wnt inhibitor of Dorsal protein — translation MIFAITFFLGVTSTLAAVLEPMNYYQYTQFQAPLSWEDITGKGVKQALDSCQQSFQWQRWNCPSQDFVQKNSKPEENSPNREDVYVAAISMAAIVHTLTKDCANGVIAGCGCTENALNVPCAHEPTKALEQYEKHFGSGSGATGHNRRVVGALLQRSLEQECRCKQPGPVQGECQEEECVAVLKPFEAIAQDLLQMYDDAIQLEGASSNLKIMWENIPLDSLVFMQDSPNYCERDATGLWKGTRGRQCSKDGSGSLEERLSCQQLCRVCGYRVRSQHVRTERRCNCKLVWGFRLQCDVCVQLERQYSCY, via the coding sequence ATGATTTTTGCCATCACATTCTTTTTGGGTGTTACGAGCACCCTGGCAGCAGTTTTGGAGCCCATGAACTACTACCAGTACACCCAGTTCCAGGCTCCCCTTTCCTGGGAGGATATAACCGGAAAGGGCGTGAAACAGGCCCTCGACAGCTGTCAGCAGAGTTTCCAGTGGCAGCGATGGAACTGTCCGAGCCAGGACTTCGTGCAGAAGAACTCCAAGCCGGAGGAAAACTCACCAAATCGGGAGGATGTCTATGTGGCGGCCATTTCCATGGCGGCCATAGTGCACACTCTGACCAAGGACTGTGCCAATGGAGTAATCGCCGGATGCGGATGCACTGAAAACGCCCTGAATGTACCCTGTGCCCATGAACCCACCAAGGCACTGGAGCAGTACGAAAAGCATTTCGGATCGGGATCAGGAGCCACCGGTCACAATCGACGGGTGGTAGGAGCTCTACTACAGAGATCACTGGAGCAAGAATGCCGATGCAAGCAACCAGGACCTGTGCAGGGCGAGTGCCAGGAGGAGGAGTGTGTGGCGGTACTGAAGCCATTCGAAGCCATTGCCCAGGATCTCCTCCAAATGTACGACGATGCCATCCAACTAGAAGGAGCCAGTAGCAATCTGAAGATCATGTGGGAAAACATTCCCCTAGACTCCCTGGTTTTCATGCAGGACTCGCCCAACTACTGCGAACGCGATGCCACCGGATTGTGGAAGGGAACTCGGGGTCGCCAGTGCTCCAAGGATGGCAGCGGTTCTCTGGAGGAACGCCTCTCCTGCCAGCAGCTGTGCCGTGTGTGCGGATACCGCGTCAGATCCCAGCACGTGAGAACCGAGAGGAGGTGCAATTGCAAACTGGTCTGGGGATTCCGGCTCCAGTGCGATGTGTGCGTCCAGCTGGAAAGGCAGTACTCCTGCTACTAA